A section of the Bombus terrestris chromosome 2, iyBomTerr1.2, whole genome shotgun sequence genome encodes:
- the LOC100645515 gene encoding kinesin-like protein KIF3A: MPGTEDNTTELGEIENVRVVVRVRPLNGKELDGHCKNIVRVDTINSEITVENPNAAQGEPPKVFSFDAVFDTDSTQVDIYNETARPIVDKVLQGYNGTIFAYGQTGTGKTYTMSGAKTSPQLRGIIPNTFAHIFGYIAKAHDNQKFLVRATYLEIYNEEVRDLLGKDQNTRLEVKERPDIGVFVKDLSGYVVNNADDLDRIMSLGNKNRVVGATAMNVLSSRSHVIFTITVESSQLGEDGEQHVKMGKLHLVDLAGSERQSKTKASGVRLREATKINLSLSTLGNVISALVDGQSSHVPYRNSKLTRLLQDSLGGNSKTLMCANISPADINYDETISTLRYANRAKNIKNRARINEDPKDALLRQFQVEIEQLRKQLEENGAEMSESEDESEDSEETGETRHEKKARRRRSQILTMEELEDRDIDSNEKIDKAEREDKSPDDKDVIELKRTQSEKEALREKMQNLQNKILVGGENLLEKAEAQEQLLAAAAIELEQRKSREEQLKKAIEAKEAERIDIEEKYSSLQEEAAGKTKKLSRVHTMLMSVKAELSDLQQEHQREMEGLLEGVRGIGRELQLQELIVNSYIPVEYQTTIERYVHWNEDIGEWQLKCVAYTGNNMRKAQITPPLGTNKDQIQPDMSNIYLSYNNGIDNTFVQPKKIRSRSGVPRPTTAYRRTPH, encoded by the exons ATGCCGGGGACTGAA GACAATACAACAGAACTCGGAGAAATAGAAAATGTTAGGGTTGTGGTCCGTGTTCGACCTTTAAATGGAAAGGAGTTGGACGGGCACTGTAAGAATATAGTACGTGTGGATACGATAAATAGTGAAATAACAGTTGAAAATCCTAATGCTGCACAAGGAGAACCACCAAAAGTATTTTCCTTTGACGCTGTCTTTGATACTGATTCAACTCAAGTTGATATTTACAATGAAACTGCGAGACCTATTGTGGATAAAGTTCTTCAAGGATACAATGGAACTATATTTGCATATGGACAAACAGGCACTGGTAAAACATATACTATGTCAGGTGCAAAGACATCTCCACAACTTAGGGGAATCATTCCTAATACCTTTGCACATATTTTTGGATACATAGCTAAGGCTCACGACAACCAAAA ATTCCTTGTACGTGCAACATATTTAGAGATTTATAATGAAGAAGTTAGAGACTTACTTGGTAAAGATCAAAATACTAGACTAGAAGTAAAGGAAAGACCCGATATTGGAGTATTTGTAAAAGATCTCAGTGGCTATGTTGTCAATAATGCTGATGATTTAGATCGAATAATGTCTCTTGGTAATAAGAATC GTGTTGTTGGAGCTACAGCAATGAATGTATTGAGTTCGAGGTCTCatgtaatatttacaatcaCAGTTGAATCTAGTCAACTTGGAGAGGATGGCGAACAACATGTAAAAATGGGGAAACTTCATTTAGTTGATTTAGCT GGTTCAGAAAGACAAAGCAAGACAAAAGCTTCTGGAGTTCGTTTAAGAGAagcaacaaaaattaatttatcactTTCGACACTAGGTAACGTAATATCCGCATTAGTTGATGGTCAGAGTTCACATGTGCCTTACAGAAATTCCAAACTCACGAGATTGTTGCAAGATTCTTTGGGTGGTAACTCAAAAACCTTAATG tGTGCAAATATAAGTCCAGCAGATATAAACTATGATGAAACTATCAGTACACTTCGTTATGCGAACCGCgctaagaatattaaaaatagagCGAGAATTAACGAAGATCCAAAAGATGCTTTACTTCGGCAGTTTCAAGTTGAAATCGAACAATTACGTAAACAATTGGAAGAAAATGGTGCTGAAATGTCTGAATCTGAAGACGAATCTGAAGATTCTGAAGAAACAGGGGAGACTAGACATGAGAAGAAAGCACGACGTAGAAGAAGTCAAATATTAACAATGGAAGAATTAGAAGATAGGGATATAGATTCCAATGAAAAAATTGACAAAGCTGAAAGAGAAGATAAAAGTCCCGATGACAAAGATGTTATCGAACTAAAAAGAACTCA GAGCGAGAAAGAAGCATTACGAGAGAAAATGCAGAatctacaaaataaaattttagtcgGAGGTGAAAATTTGTTGGAAAAAGCAGAAGCTCAAGAACAGTTATTGGCTGCAGCTGCAATTGAACTTGAACAACGTAAAAGCAGAGAAGAACAGTTGAAAAAAGCTATTGAAGCAAAGGAAGCTGAACGTATTGATATAGAAGAGAAATATTCTTCCTTGCAAGAAGAAGCTGCAGGGAAAACTAAGAAATTAAGTCGCGTACATACAATGTTAATGTCTGTTAAAGCAGAGTTATCTGATTTACAGCAAGAACATCAAAGAGAGATGGAAGGGCTTTTGGAAGGAGTTAGAGGTATTGGGCGAGAATTACAACTTCAAGAGCTAATAGTAAATAGTTACATTCCTGTTGAATATCAG ACAACGATTGAAAGATATGTTCATTGGAATGAAGATATTGGGGAATGGCAATTAAAGTGTGTAGCATATACAGGTAACAATATGCGCAAAGCACAAATCACGCCACCATTAGGAACTAACAAGGAT CAAATTCAGCCTGATATGTCAAACATATATCTCTCTTACAATAACGGAATTGACAATACTTTCGTGCAACCAAAAAAAATACGAAGCCGATCTGGAGTTCCAAGGCCAACTACAGCATATAGACGTACACCACACTAA
- the LOC100645620 gene encoding lysosomal Pro-X carboxypeptidase yields MGLYNILLFIFIALWQPTMQYILLNKFYGNYQNQLRTQNELYSGKYKYEIKTINMPVDHFSFSVPDTFKLRYLVNNTWQIRKDAPIFFYTGNEGNIENFAQNTGFMWDIAPEFGALLIFAEHRYYGESMPYNNKSYMDLNHLGYLTSRQALADYVDLIQYVKSKPEYKYSPVIVFGGSYGGMLSAWIRMKYPHVVQGAIASSAPILQFSGVTECEAFVRIVTSDFKTAHTNCPKLIRRSWSTIINITSSDKGREWLADSWKLCQPLKNSSDVQQLISYLEDIYTNLAVVNYPYEANFLTPLPAYPVKAVCKHLTNQSLVGTELLIAIHKAINIFTNYTGETKCLNLNDSVPQLGAVGWPFQACTEMVMPICSDGINDMFKPRSWNLDRYTKDCIKQYSVKPQPNLICEQYGCKDLSTATNIVFSNGLMDPWSSGGVLQNLSSSAVAIIIPESAHHLDLRSSDANDPYSVILARKYHRFFIKKWIQEYRDKNKIY; encoded by the exons ATGGGACTGTACAATATTTTACTATTCATTTTTATTGCATTATGGCAACCTACCATGcaatatattcttttaaataaattttacggaAACTATCAAAATCAATTACGCACTCAAAATGAGTTATACAGCGGGAAATACAAATATGAgattaaaacaattaatatgcCA GTGGATCACTTTAGCTTTTCAGTGCCAGATACATTTAAATTACGATATCTTGTAAATAATACTTGGCAAATCAGAAAAGATGCacctattttcttttatactgGAAATGAAGGTAACATTGAAAATTTTGCTCAAAATACT GGTTTCATGTGGGACATAGCTCCAGAATTTGgagctttattaatttttgctgAACATCGTTACTATGGAGAATCTATGCCTTATAACAATAAATCCTACATGGATTTGAATCATTTAGGATATCTAACATCTCGACAAGCCCTTGCAGATTATGTCGATTTGATTCAATATGTGAAATCTAAACCAGAATATAAGTATAGTCCTGTTATAGTTTTTGGTGGTTCATATGGTGGTATGCTTAGTGCATGGATACGTATGAAATATCCTCATGTTGTACAAGG agCAATTGCGTCTTCAGCTCCAATATTACAGTTTAGTGGAGTTACAGAATGTGAAGCTTTTGTACGCATAGTTACCTCAGATTTTAAAACAGCTCATACAAACTGTCCAAAACTTATTCGTAGATCATGGAGTACTATTATCAATATAACATCAAGCG ACAAAGGGAGAGAGTGGTTAGCAGATAGTTGGAAATTATGTCAaccattaaaaaattcaagcGATGTCCAACAACTAATATCTTATTTGgaagatatttatacaaaccTTGCTGTAGTAAATTATCCATATGAAGCTAACTTTTTGACACCATTACCTGCTTACCCCGTTAAA GCTGTATGCAAACATCTAACAAATCAATCACTCGTAGGAACAGAGTTATTAATAGCAATACACAAAGCAATTAATATATTCACTAATTATACTGGTGAAACAaagtgtttaaatttaaatgattcTGTGCCTCAATTAGGTGCTGTTGGATGGCCTTTCCAAGCTTGTACAGAAATGGTAATGCCAATATGTTCAGATGGAATAAATGATATGTTTAAACCTCGTTCATGGAATTTGGACAGATATACCAAGGACTGCATAAAACAATATTCAGTAAAACCACAGCCAAACTTAATATGCGAACAATATGGATGTAAAGATCTATCTACTGCAACAAATATTGTTTTCAG tAATGGTTTAATGGATCCATGGTCTAGTGGTGGAGTATTACAAAACTTATCCTCTTCAGCAGTAGCAATAATAATACCAGAAAGTGCACATCATCTTGACTTAAGAAGCAGTGATGCCAACGATCCATATAGTGTTATTTTAGCACGGAAATACCATCGcttctttattaaaaaatggatTCAAGAATAccgagataaaaataaaatttattag